The DNA segment TCCTTGTCTTAAGCTGCCGCAATCCCAATAATGAAGCTATGGACAATATGACCAGCCTTAAAGATCACTTCCTGATTGCCATGCCTTCCATTGGCGATGGTATCTTCGCCCATAGCATTACCTATATTTGCGAGCACAATGAGCAAGGCGCCATGGGGATTGTGATTAACCACCCGCTGGACTTAAGCCTCGATGAAATTTTCGAGCACCTTGAGATCGATAATATTCAAACCCCCCACAGTGACCAAATATTGGCTGGCGGGCCGGTGCATATGGACCGTGGTTTTGTATTGCACCGCAATACCGAGACCCATTGGGACTCCACCATTAGCGTCTCGGATCAGATTGCCTTAACCACCTCCCAGGATATTCTTACCGCTATCGCCCATGATGAAGGCCCTAGCGATAGCATTGTGGCGCTGGGCTATGCGGGTTGGTCTGAAGGCCAGCTGGAAAGTGAATTGGCGGACAACGCCTGGTTAACGGCACCGGCCGATAGCGATATTCTGTTTAATACCCCGATTGAACATCGCGCCAAAGCGGCGGCGGCAAAAATGGGTGTTGATCTAGCCCTGATCTCACCCACCGCAGGGCACGCTTAGGGCATGACCGCCACCCCCCAGGCTGCAAAAACCATTCTCTGCTTTGATTACGGCACCAAAAGCATTGGTGTTGCCGTGGGCCAATCCATCACTCAAACCGCCAATCCGCTGGCTGATCTCAAAGCCAAAGATGGTATCCCTGATTGGGACGAGCTTAAAAAGCTGATTGATGAATGGCAGCCCAATTTATTACTCGTAGGCTTACCCTTAAATATGGATGGCAGCCCATCTGAGATTGGTGTGCGGGCGAAGAAGTTTGCCAACCGCTTACATGGCCGTTTTGGTTTGCCCTTTGAGATGGCGGATGAACGACTAAGTAGCTTTGAAGCCAAAGGCGAAATTATTCAGCAGACGGGTTCGCGGGATTTTAAAAAAAATAATGTGGATAGCCTGGCGGCCAAGGTTATTTTAGAGAGTTGGTTTGTTAAATGAACACCATCATTCCCGCGAATGACGGTAGGGTGGATTGCAATCCACCAACTTCTACTATGGGCGCTCAAAAACGGTGGATTATAATCCACCCTACAGGTAAGGCAGCGCAACACTGGTGGGGTATTTTGGGTAATTATTTATCGAGAAAAGGTCTGACCCTGATCGCTTTCTGATTCATCTTCAAGGGTCAAGTCGCCAGCAATAGCATCAATCTGTGAGCTGCTATTTTCATCCCCCAACTTAATCATTAAGCGCAAGTCATTCGCCGAGTCAGCATGAGACAAAGCATCTTCATAAGTAATTTCTCCGGACTGATACAACTCATACAAAGCCTGATCAAAAGTCTGCATACCTTGCTCGTTAGATTTTGACATCAAATCTTTTAAGGCATGCACTTCGCCTTTGCGGATTAAGTCCTGCGCTAAAGGGGTATTAATCAGAATTTCTACACAGGAACGACGACCTTTGCCATCCGGTGTTGGAATTAATTGCTGGGCCACCATCGCCCGTAAATTGAGCGACAGATCCATCCATAACTGGCGATGACGATCAGCGGGGAAAAAGTGCAAAATTCTATCCAGCGCCTGGTTAGCATTGTTAGCGTGCAAGGTACATAAGCAGAGGTGACCGGTTTCAGCAAAGGTGATCGCGTGCTCCATCGTTTCACGGGT comes from the Oceanicoccus sagamiensis genome and includes:
- a CDS encoding YqgE/AlgH family protein yields the protein MTSLKDHFLIAMPSIGDGIFAHSITYICEHNEQGAMGIVINHPLDLSLDEIFEHLEIDNIQTPHSDQILAGGPVHMDRGFVLHRNTETHWDSTISVSDQIALTTSQDILTAIAHDEGPSDSIVALGYAGWSEGQLESELADNAWLTAPADSDILFNTPIEHRAKAAAAKMGVDLALISPTAGHA
- the ruvX gene encoding Holliday junction resolvase RuvX → MTATPQAAKTILCFDYGTKSIGVAVGQSITQTANPLADLKAKDGIPDWDELKKLIDEWQPNLLLVGLPLNMDGSPSEIGVRAKKFANRLHGRFGLPFEMADERLSSFEAKGEIIQQTGSRDFKKNNVDSLAAKVILESWFVK